Proteins encoded in a region of the Stieleria neptunia genome:
- a CDS encoding ABC transporter ATP-binding protein gives MPTPDLQSAPPAEADQSSDGQLSVRNASKFFPSLTGDGQVCVFRDVSLEIANGEFVSIIGHSGCGKSTLLNIIAGFDQPTSGEILVDGKKVHGPGLDRMVVFQSFALMPWMSAFDNVRVAVRSAFPSWDSKQVAQHTTRYLHLMGLTDIGKKMPAHLSGGMRQRVGLARAFAVQPKALLLDEPFAQIDALTRGSIQDELIRMWDVAGATVCMVTHDVDEAILLSDRIALMTNGPEARVAEIVDINIPRPRTREQLIESDDYMRLRTRILRFLIDHNRRPTALDDTAHAMDAYPQSDASVSD, from the coding sequence ATGCCAACTCCTGATCTTCAATCCGCTCCGCCTGCCGAAGCGGACCAATCGAGCGACGGTCAATTGTCCGTCCGCAACGCATCAAAGTTTTTTCCGTCGTTGACCGGCGACGGCCAGGTCTGCGTTTTCCGCGACGTGTCGCTGGAGATCGCGAACGGGGAATTTGTTTCGATCATCGGGCATAGCGGTTGCGGGAAAAGCACGCTGCTGAACATTATCGCGGGATTCGACCAACCGACGTCCGGCGAAATCCTGGTCGACGGCAAGAAGGTGCACGGTCCGGGGTTGGACCGGATGGTGGTGTTCCAGTCGTTCGCGCTGATGCCGTGGATGTCAGCCTTTGACAACGTCCGCGTGGCCGTGCGTTCGGCGTTCCCGTCTTGGGACAGCAAACAGGTTGCCCAACACACGACGCGCTATTTGCATCTGATGGGCCTGACCGATATCGGTAAAAAAATGCCCGCCCACTTGTCCGGCGGAATGCGCCAACGCGTCGGACTGGCCCGCGCGTTTGCGGTGCAACCCAAAGCCCTGCTGCTGGATGAGCCGTTCGCTCAGATCGACGCGTTGACGCGTGGATCGATCCAGGACGAGCTGATTCGGATGTGGGATGTGGCCGGCGCGACCGTCTGTATGGTCACCCACGATGTGGACGAAGCGATTCTGTTGAGCGACCGAATTGCATTGATGACCAACGGCCCCGAAGCACGGGTCGCTGAAATCGTCGATATCAATATCCCGCGTCCGAGAACGCGTGAACAACTGATCGAATCGGACGACTACATGCGGTTGCGGACACGCATCTTGCGATTTTTGATCGACCACAACCGCCGGCCGACGGCGTTGGATGACACCGCCCACGCGATGGATGCCTATCCCCAGAGTGATGCATCCGTCTCGGATTGA
- a CDS encoding ABC transporter permease, with product MNPKTWRLPRDPKWWQAKILSVVILVALLGGWQYATSRPAFDPTGKTEDELMLLEFNGDIVMNDAGDYVFNEEKTSGVPGPLLVGKKIVEELSHPFHKNGTNDHGIGHLIFYTVSRFSVGFVLASVVAILVGVVVGLNPVIFHAVNPFLQVLKPISPLAWMPLLLYTVQKPTITAILVVFMASLWPTIANTAFGLSSIDKDYLRVSRMLEFGWFRRLFTVILPAAAPAIVAGLRISFGSALVAVVPAEMLLGELGVGYLTWIEWNNLDIAGVLFAILVVGFVGFLMDALFSKLSKAASYAT from the coding sequence ATGAATCCCAAAACCTGGCGTTTGCCGCGCGATCCGAAGTGGTGGCAAGCCAAGATTTTAAGCGTCGTGATTTTAGTTGCCCTGCTGGGCGGCTGGCAGTACGCGACCAGTCGGCCCGCGTTCGACCCGACGGGTAAAACCGAAGACGAACTGATGTTGCTGGAATTCAACGGCGACATCGTGATGAACGACGCCGGCGATTATGTGTTCAACGAGGAAAAGACCAGCGGCGTGCCCGGACCGCTGCTGGTCGGTAAAAAGATCGTCGAGGAGCTTTCGCATCCGTTTCACAAGAACGGAACCAACGATCATGGAATCGGTCACCTGATTTTTTACACGGTGTCGCGATTCAGCGTCGGGTTCGTGCTGGCGAGCGTGGTCGCGATCCTGGTCGGCGTGGTCGTGGGACTCAACCCCGTCATCTTTCATGCCGTCAATCCGTTCCTGCAGGTGCTCAAGCCGATCTCCCCGTTGGCTTGGATGCCCCTGCTGTTGTACACCGTCCAAAAACCGACGATCACCGCGATCCTGGTGGTGTTCATGGCGTCGCTTTGGCCGACGATCGCGAACACGGCGTTCGGGTTGTCATCGATCGACAAGGATTACTTGCGGGTTTCTCGGATGTTGGAATTCGGCTGGTTCCGGCGACTGTTCACGGTGATCCTGCCGGCGGCGGCCCCGGCGATCGTGGCGGGGTTGAGGATCAGTTTCGGTTCGGCGCTGGTGGCCGTCGTGCCGGCTGAAATGCTGCTCGGCGAACTCGGTGTCGGCTATCTGACGTGGATCGAGTGGAACAACTTGGACATTGCCGGCGTGTTGTTCGCCATCCTTGTGGTCGGCTTCGTGGGCTTTCTGATGGATGCCCTGTTCTCAAAACTCTCCAAGGCGGCCAGCTATGCAACTTGA